One region of Paenibacillus sp. genomic DNA includes:
- a CDS encoding aldo/keto reductase — MQMVTLSNGTKMPILGFGVYQIPDLEACERVVSEAIEVGYRSIDTAQAYGNEEAVGNAVRKSGIPREKFFITTKVWISNAGYEKAKTSIDESLRKLQTDYIDLMLIHQPFNDYYGTYRAMEEYYKAGKIKAIGVSNFYPDRFIDIAQFSEITPMVNQVETHVFNQQKQAQKIMEKYGTQIESWGPFAEGRNDFFNNETLKEIGEQYGKSVAQVALRYLIQRNVIIIPKTVNKERMIENFNVFDFALSNEDMDKIAKLDQGQSLFFSHYDPETVEFLTGLGK; from the coding sequence ATGCAAATGGTTACTTTATCTAATGGAACTAAGATGCCGATTTTAGGTTTTGGAGTATATCAAATTCCGGATCTTGAAGCATGCGAACGGGTAGTGAGTGAAGCTATTGAAGTGGGGTACCGTTCTATCGATACTGCTCAGGCTTATGGGAATGAAGAAGCAGTTGGCAATGCAGTTCGTAAAAGCGGCATACCGCGTGAAAAATTCTTCATTACGACAAAGGTTTGGATTTCCAATGCCGGATATGAAAAAGCGAAAACCTCCATAGACGAGTCTTTGCGTAAACTGCAAACAGACTACATTGATTTAATGTTGATTCATCAACCATTCAATGATTACTACGGTACGTATCGGGCTATGGAAGAGTATTATAAAGCCGGAAAAATCAAAGCGATTGGTGTTAGTAATTTCTATCCTGATCGTTTCATTGATATCGCTCAGTTTAGCGAAATCACACCAATGGTTAACCAAGTCGAAACGCATGTGTTCAACCAACAAAAACAAGCACAAAAAATAATGGAGAAATACGGAACACAAATTGAATCTTGGGGACCTTTTGCAGAAGGAAGAAATGATTTCTTTAACAATGAAACCCTAAAAGAGATTGGTGAGCAATATGGTAAATCTGTTGCTCAAGTGGCTCTTCGTTATCTCATTCAACGCAATGTTATTATCATTCCTAAAACTGTAAATAAAGAACGAATGATTGAAAATTTTAATGTCTTTGATTTTGCATTATCAAACGAAGACATGGATAAAATCGCCAAATTGGATCAGGGTCAAAGTTTATTTTTCTCACATTATGACCCAGAAACGGTTGAATTCTTAACGGGACTAGGTAAATAA
- a CDS encoding carboxymuconolactone decarboxylase family protein codes for MSRFIFGEIFHQGNLDDKQRELITLVVLTTNQTLPQLKDHVNAALNVGLTPVQIKEAIYQCAPYIGFPKTLNTINEVNEVFKARNIALPLENQTQVEENNRFDKGLAVQVEIFGDVIAKMRVNAPENQKHIQGFLSAFCFGDFYTRGGLDLKTRELLTLCIVSSLGGAEGQVKAHVQGNVNVGNNKETLITVISHCLPYMGFPRTLNALACVNEIIP; via the coding sequence TTGAGCCGCTTCATTTTTGGGGAAATTTTCCATCAAGGTAACCTTGACGATAAACAACGGGAGCTTATCACTTTAGTGGTGCTTACGACAAACCAAACGTTGCCCCAATTAAAGGATCATGTAAACGCCGCGCTAAACGTTGGGCTGACACCAGTGCAAATCAAGGAAGCAATTTATCAGTGTGCGCCATACATTGGATTTCCCAAAACACTGAATACGATAAATGAAGTTAATGAGGTTTTCAAAGCGAGAAATATTGCATTGCCGCTTGAAAACCAAACACAGGTCGAAGAAAATAATCGGTTTGACAAGGGGCTTGCCGTGCAGGTAGAGATCTTTGGTGATGTCATTGCAAAAATGCGCGTAAATGCACCGGAAAATCAAAAGCACATACAGGGGTTTCTTTCCGCCTTTTGTTTTGGAGATTTCTATACTCGCGGCGGACTTGATTTGAAAACACGCGAGCTGCTGACGCTTTGTATCGTAAGTAGCTTGGGCGGTGCTGAAGGTCAAGTGAAGGCACATGTGCAGGGCAACGTAAATGTGGGCAATAACAAGGAAACATTGATTACGGTTATTTCCCACTGCCTTCCCTATATGGGCTTTCCGAGAACGCTGAACGCACTAGCATGCGTTAATGAAATTATTCCTTAA
- a CDS encoding aldo/keto reductase: MKLVLAKESVPAVSQEKNSFITTKVAAELKTYEAVTQSIDESLAKIGLDYIDLLIIHSPQPWKEFGEENRYFEENKEAWKAMEDAYKAGRVKTIGLSNFLQDDVENILASCETKPMVNQILAHVSNTPLELIQFCQKNDILVEAYSPIAHGAVLDNAEIKVIADKYGVSVAQLCLRYDIQLGLVVIPKTANPDHMRNNAELDFVISDADMESLKNVEHIQNYGEHSFFPVFGGKLKTGGRQNGKT; the protein is encoded by the coding sequence ATGAAGCTGGTGTTGGCGAAGGAATCCGTTCCTGCGGTGTCACAAGAGAAGAACTCTTTCATAACGACAAAGGTTGCTGCAGAATTAAAGACCTATGAGGCAGTTACGCAGTCCATTGATGAGTCATTAGCAAAAATAGGACTGGATTACATTGACCTTTTGATTATCCACAGCCCACAGCCTTGGAAGGAGTTCGGTGAGGAAAACCGATACTTTGAGGAAAACAAAGAAGCATGGAAAGCAATGGAGGATGCTTATAAGGCCGGCAGAGTAAAGACAATCGGTCTTTCTAACTTCCTTCAGGATGATGTAGAGAATATTCTTGCAAGCTGTGAGACTAAGCCTATGGTAAATCAGATATTAGCACATGTGAGCAATACTCCTTTGGAGCTGATTCAATTCTGCCAGAAGAATGACATCCTGGTAGAGGCATATTCACCAATAGCACACGGTGCAGTCCTTGATAATGCAGAGATTAAGGTAATAGCTGATAAGTACGGAGTATCTGTTGCTCAGCTTTGCCTTCGTTATGATATTCAGCTTGGTCTTGTAGTAATTCCTAAGACGGCAAATCCAGATCACATGAGAAACAATGCAGAGCTTGATTTTGTTATCAGCGATGCAGATATGGAGTCTTTGAAGAATGTAGAGCACATCCAGAATTATGGTGAGCATAGTTTCTTCCCGGTATTTGGCGGGAAATTAAAAACAGGAGGAAGGCAAAATGGTAAAACATGA
- a CDS encoding cupin domain-containing protein, whose product MVKHEEVKNGVIFPVGEKNEAYAQYFVGQSYMKTLIADPKVNVGVGNVTFEPGCRNNWHIHRDGFQLLLVTGGEGWYQEEGKPAKFLKAGDVIVTHDGVKHWHGATKDSWFEHIAITAGKPEWLEPVSDEEYNNLK is encoded by the coding sequence ATGGTAAAACATGAAGAAGTAAAAAATGGCGTTATTTTCCCGGTGGGCGAAAAAAATGAAGCATATGCACAATATTTTGTGGGACAAAGTTATATGAAAACATTAATAGCTGATCCTAAAGTGAATGTTGGTGTTGGGAATGTGACCTTTGAACCGGGATGCCGCAATAACTGGCATATTCATCGTGATGGATTTCAACTTTTATTAGTAACCGGTGGCGAAGGTTGGTACCAAGAAGAAGGTAAACCTGCTAAATTCTTAAAAGCCGGTGATGTTATTGTCACCCATGATGGTGTAAAACACTGGCATGGTGCTACAAAAGATAGCTGGTTTGAACACATTGCAATTACCGCAGGAAAGCCGGAATGGTTGGAACCCGTAAGTGATGAAGAATATAACAATCTCAAGTGA
- a CDS encoding SDR family oxidoreductase — translation MTNVLILGASGGIARVAIDLFLKETDAQLTLYLRNPRRLGRVDSSRVRVIEGDVMDIEKLKEAMNGQDVVYANLAGALEQMAKNVVEAMNASGVKRLIWISSMGIYDEVPGEKHGSILDPYRKSAAVIEASNLDYTILRPGWFTNKDEIDYETTQKGEPFKGNDVSRKSVADLVVKLAVTPSLEVRRSLGVNKPE, via the coding sequence TTGACAAATGTTTTAATCCTTGGAGCAAGCGGGGGAATCGCTCGCGTTGCCATTGATTTATTCCTTAAAGAAACTGATGCGCAGCTGACACTTTATTTGCGCAACCCACGCAGACTAGGAAGAGTGGATTCTAGTCGTGTTAGAGTAATCGAAGGCGATGTAATGGATATTGAAAAATTAAAAGAAGCAATGAATGGACAGGACGTTGTTTATGCAAATTTAGCTGGTGCTTTAGAGCAAATGGCAAAGAATGTTGTCGAAGCAATGAACGCTTCCGGAGTCAAACGCCTCATTTGGATCAGTTCAATGGGAATTTATGATGAAGTCCCTGGTGAGAAACATGGCAGCATTTTAGACCCATATCGTAAGTCAGCTGCGGTAATTGAAGCTTCGAACCTGGATTACACGATTTTGAGACCGGGCTGGTTTACCAATAAAGATGAAATTGACTACGAGACGACCCAGAAAGGCGAACCATTTAAGGGGAATGATGTATCGCGTAAGAGTGTTGCAGATTTGGTTGTTAAACTAGCTGTAACTCCGAGCTTGGAAGTTCGCCGCAGCTTAGGGGTAAACAAGCCTGAATAA
- a CDS encoding helix-turn-helix transcriptional regulator gives MTNIGERVKHVRKLHKLNQQEFSKAINISQGRLSEIEKNICKPSADTLISLATGFNVNLNWLILGEGEHFKS, from the coding sequence ATGACTAATATCGGTGAACGTGTAAAGCACGTTAGAAAATTACATAAGTTAAATCAACAAGAATTCTCGAAAGCTATAAACATATCACAGGGTCGTCTAAGTGAAATTGAAAAGAATATTTGCAAACCTTCTGCCGACACCTTAATCTCATTAGCCACAGGCTTTAATGTTAATTTGAACTGGCTTATTTTGGGGGAGGGGGAGCACTTTAAATCCTAG
- a CDS encoding LysR family transcriptional regulator gives MSLKYFQTVARLEHMTRAAESLQIAQPALSKMIGNLEKELNVKLFDRTGKTIQLNEFGRRFLARVDAALQTLEDGKQELLDLAGRPTGNLVFYIQVGSYLLPDMISKFRQQYPEVEFKLLQHDSGSSVYPSFDLCISSSPFTIPGTESVPVLTEEIKLAVPSGHRLAHRQTVRLHELAEERFIGLKPGKRLRETTDSLCRFAGFIPHIIYECDEPAMVRSLIRAGLGVSFIPSLTWGGSEGSSVALVSIEEPISTRTIEISWYTHRYMTEAAKKFKEFVLEYYKQLGEGLPQRISPE, from the coding sequence TTGTCGCTCAAATATTTTCAGACTGTCGCGCGCCTTGAACATATGACGAGAGCCGCAGAATCGCTGCAGATCGCCCAACCCGCCCTAAGCAAAATGATCGGAAACCTGGAAAAAGAACTGAACGTGAAACTGTTCGATCGTACGGGGAAGACGATTCAGCTCAACGAGTTCGGAAGGCGGTTTTTAGCCAGAGTTGACGCGGCTTTGCAAACGCTGGAGGATGGCAAACAGGAGCTTCTAGACCTCGCGGGACGACCTACAGGAAACCTTGTCTTTTACATTCAAGTCGGATCTTATTTGTTGCCCGATATGATTTCGAAGTTCCGGCAGCAATATCCGGAAGTTGAATTTAAGCTGCTGCAGCATGATTCGGGGAGCTCCGTCTACCCGTCTTTTGATTTATGCATCTCCTCATCCCCATTTACTATTCCCGGAACCGAGTCTGTGCCGGTGTTGACGGAAGAGATTAAGCTCGCGGTCCCAAGCGGCCACCGGCTGGCACACCGCCAAACCGTACGCTTGCATGAACTTGCGGAGGAACGATTTATCGGGTTAAAACCGGGCAAGCGGCTGCGCGAAACGACAGATTCCCTCTGCCGATTCGCAGGATTTATCCCGCACATCATTTACGAGTGCGACGAGCCCGCAATGGTCCGCAGTTTAATTCGAGCCGGCCTCGGCGTCTCTTTTATACCTTCGTTAACGTGGGGCGGCTCCGAGGGCTCCTCCGTCGCTCTTGTTTCCATCGAAGAGCCCATAAGCACCCGAACGATCGAGATTTCATGGTATACCCATCGGTATATGACCGAAGCGGCAAAGAAGTTCAAGGAATTTGTTCTGGAATATTACAAACAATTGGGAGAGGGCCTTCCTCAAAGGATAAGCCCTGAATGA
- a CDS encoding carboxylesterase/lipase family protein: MEAATRNDVTGKEIQKLVDSGVIQGEGYGITEAYLRKPTSRLQAGILYLRIAGLEEEALSYAASSSYENASVSTKMQPLLAYLFEHPYLGWGSDSEPLGQISAEEYGRVLLTLLGYYENIDYPREEVLSFAKEKGLNVIAGGGLMNNERTIKATYEALSMQINQGNETLAEQYTASRNKANFKPQPLIETVYGKIRGTRQAEAGVLEWLGVPYAQSPVHELRWKAPRELASWDGVIETTRYGNSCVQSANGKTIGEEDCLYLNIWRPDNASSNLPVLVFAHGGGNMSGSGQDFKGDQLARETNSIIISVNYRLGAMGFFRHPALRTGDAIDDSGNYGLLDILHSLTWVRDNIESFGGNPNNVTLSGQSAGARNVLAAMISPLGEGLFHKAVVLSGGLTTADPSKGDAKSDEILSMLLIKHGKAGDAEEAREWIQSQSAEAIDAFLRGLDAAEYAQAYGQVSIQMEPFPHLFEDGAVIPKEGFKRIDSGHYHKVPVILGSTATEFSVFALSDPDFLPSIMDGSLFKDSQKMKLYSASVKYGSGLYAGFNAERVAERLAGQPGQPPVYAYRFGWGTRDGVIDPGHRFLMGARHGADIMFYTGDVATVTQYFPKGYVTEENEPGREALTAIVRGYVKQFLYTGNPNGEGLPLWNEWSDEDNAEKILKLDADDAQAIVAMSAEYLKNEDILAEMEADPSLSAEQKAWIKDQIFAGRFFWKP, encoded by the coding sequence ATGGAAGCGGCGACAAGGAATGATGTGACCGGCAAAGAGATTCAGAAGCTTGTAGATTCAGGTGTCATCCAGGGAGAAGGGTACGGCATTACGGAGGCTTATTTGCGCAAGCCGACCTCAAGACTTCAGGCCGGCATTCTTTACTTGCGGATCGCCGGCTTGGAGGAAGAAGCTTTATCTTACGCAGCCTCCTCTTCTTACGAGAACGCATCCGTATCAACAAAGATGCAGCCGCTCCTAGCCTATTTATTTGAACACCCTTATCTCGGATGGGGGAGCGACTCCGAGCCTCTAGGTCAAATCAGCGCAGAGGAATATGGGAGAGTTCTATTAACGCTCCTAGGTTATTATGAGAATATCGATTACCCGCGTGAGGAAGTGCTCTCTTTTGCGAAGGAAAAGGGGTTGAACGTGATTGCCGGAGGTGGACTCATGAACAACGAACGTACAATCAAAGCTACATACGAGGCTTTATCGATGCAGATCAACCAAGGGAACGAGACACTGGCAGAGCAATATACGGCCAGTCGAAATAAAGCGAATTTTAAGCCGCAGCCGCTGATCGAAACGGTATATGGAAAGATCAGAGGCACGCGGCAGGCTGAGGCTGGAGTCTTAGAGTGGCTGGGAGTCCCTTACGCACAATCCCCGGTTCATGAGCTTCGCTGGAAAGCGCCTCGCGAGCTTGCGAGCTGGGACGGCGTTATAGAGACGACCCGATACGGCAATAGCTGCGTGCAGTCCGCCAATGGCAAGACGATCGGCGAGGAGGATTGCCTCTACTTAAATATATGGCGTCCGGACAACGCCAGCTCTAACCTTCCGGTTCTCGTATTCGCGCACGGCGGCGGCAATATGAGCGGTTCCGGACAGGACTTTAAGGGAGATCAGTTGGCTAGGGAAACAAACAGTATCATTATTTCCGTGAATTATCGGTTAGGCGCGATGGGATTCTTTCGCCACCCCGCCCTTAGAACAGGAGACGCAATCGACGATTCCGGGAATTACGGGTTGTTGGATATTCTGCACTCCTTGACATGGGTGCGCGACAACATCGAGTCGTTCGGCGGGAACCCGAACAATGTTACGCTGTCCGGTCAATCGGCAGGCGCAAGGAATGTACTTGCTGCCATGATTTCTCCGCTAGGGGAAGGATTATTCCATAAAGCGGTCGTTCTGAGCGGCGGCTTGACCACGGCGGACCCTTCGAAAGGCGATGCCAAATCGGATGAGATATTAAGCATGCTGCTGATCAAGCACGGGAAGGCGGGGGACGCGGAAGAGGCACGGGAGTGGATCCAGTCGCAATCCGCGGAAGCGATCGACGCCTTCTTGCGCGGATTGGACGCGGCAGAGTATGCCCAGGCATACGGACAGGTTTCGATCCAAATGGAGCCGTTCCCTCATTTGTTCGAAGACGGCGCGGTCATTCCGAAGGAAGGGTTTAAGCGGATCGATTCCGGTCATTATCACAAAGTCCCCGTGATACTAGGGAGCACGGCAACCGAATTTTCCGTATTCGCGCTGTCGGACCCGGATTTCCTGCCATCCATCATGGATGGAAGCTTGTTTAAAGACAGCCAAAAAATGAAGCTGTACAGCGCATCCGTGAAGTACGGAAGCGGCTTGTATGCCGGATTCAACGCGGAGCGGGTGGCAGAGCGGCTTGCGGGACAACCTGGTCAGCCGCCGGTGTATGCGTACCGGTTCGGTTGGGGAACAAGGGATGGAGTCATTGATCCGGGCCACCGGTTCTTGATGGGCGCAAGGCACGGAGCGGATATAATGTTTTATACGGGTGACGTTGCGACTGTAACGCAGTATTTCCCTAAAGGGTACGTTACGGAAGAGAACGAGCCTGGTCGAGAAGCCTTGACGGCCATCGTACGAGGGTACGTGAAGCAATTCCTTTATACCGGCAATCCGAACGGCGAAGGACTTCCGCTTTGGAACGAATGGAGCGACGAAGACAACGCGGAGAAAATCCTGAAGCTGGATGCGGATGATGCGCAGGCGATCGTTGCCATGTCTGCCGAATACCTGAAGAACGAAGACATTCTTGCCGAGATGGAAGCGGATCCGAGTCTTTCGGCGGAACAGAAGGCTTGGATTAAGGATCAAATATTTGCCGGACGATTCTTCTGGAAGCCCTAA
- a CDS encoding sulfite exporter TauE/SafE family protein: MIIELLMLLLIGLLAGMSGSLVGLGGGFIVVPALAFLFPDMLPAHLAGTSMAMLLVNSISSTYVYAKQQRIEYQAALWFAAASIPGSVIGAFWVESMTGKAFYIGFGAFLIFVSLLLIFKPKQSIGALHFRPTVSRTLVDASGESFPLAYHLPVGVAISFFVGFLSSLFGVGGGSLMVPTMTLLLLFPPHIAVATSMFQISLSAVVSTTTHAFLLNIDWMKVLMLAPGAFVGGQIGARLAKRIPAGVLVKVLAVMLMLVAFRLMMKS; the protein is encoded by the coding sequence TTGATCATCGAACTTCTTATGCTATTGCTTATTGGACTCCTCGCCGGCATGTCGGGCTCCCTGGTGGGGCTTGGGGGAGGGTTTATCGTTGTTCCCGCTCTGGCCTTTTTGTTTCCGGACATGCTCCCGGCGCATCTGGCAGGCACCTCGATGGCGATGCTGCTCGTGAATTCCATCTCCAGCACCTATGTGTATGCCAAGCAACAAAGAATCGAATACCAAGCCGCGCTATGGTTTGCCGCCGCCTCGATCCCAGGCTCCGTGATTGGGGCCTTCTGGGTGGAATCGATGACGGGGAAGGCTTTTTATATAGGTTTTGGCGCATTTCTTATATTCGTCTCGCTGCTGCTTATATTTAAACCGAAACAGTCTATTGGCGCGCTGCACTTCCGGCCGACCGTGTCCAGGACATTGGTGGATGCCTCGGGGGAAAGCTTCCCATTGGCGTATCATCTTCCCGTCGGCGTTGCCATCAGCTTTTTCGTGGGGTTCTTATCCAGTTTGTTCGGGGTGGGCGGCGGCAGTCTGATGGTACCGACGATGACGCTGCTGCTCCTCTTTCCCCCGCATATCGCCGTCGCGACTTCCATGTTCCAAATTAGCCTGTCCGCTGTTGTAAGCACGACGACCCATGCTTTTTTATTGAATATTGATTGGATGAAAGTGCTGATGCTCGCTCCGGGCGCTTTCGTTGGCGGACAAATCGGCGCGCGCCTCGCCAAGCGGATTCCGGCAGGAGTCCTTGTGAAGGTGTTAGCGGTCATGCTTATGCTTGTTGCGTTCCGGTTGATGATGAAGTCGTAA
- a CDS encoding LLM class flavin-dependent oxidoreductase, with amino-acid sequence MTTLSVLDLAPVVEGGTAADSFKNTLDLAQHAERWGYHRYWLAEHHNFPGIASSATSLVIGYVAAGTTKIRVGSGGIMLPNHAPLVIAEQFGTLESMYPGRIDLGLGRAPGTDQLTARALRRGLDSDGQDFPRLLEELREFFSPPPGNRSVRAYPGEGLNIPIWLLGSSGFSARLAGQLGLPFAFASHFAPEYLLPALDLYRSSFRPSEALEQPYAMVAINVVAADTNEEAQRLGTSHQMAFLNIIRGRTGKLRPPVDSMAPLWSAHEEEIVRSQLRYTVTGDKDTVREGVQAIVEETGADEIMVTGQIYDHHARLRSFEILADACGLKASGE; translated from the coding sequence TTGACGACATTATCCGTATTGGACTTGGCGCCCGTCGTCGAGGGCGGGACAGCGGCGGATTCTTTCAAAAATACGCTCGATTTGGCCCAACATGCAGAACGGTGGGGCTATCACCGGTACTGGCTTGCAGAGCACCACAACTTCCCAGGCATCGCGAGCTCGGCTACGTCGCTAGTGATCGGCTATGTGGCCGCCGGCACCACGAAGATCCGCGTAGGCTCCGGCGGCATCATGCTTCCGAATCACGCCCCGCTCGTCATTGCGGAACAGTTCGGCACCTTGGAATCCATGTACCCGGGACGGATCGATCTCGGCCTCGGCCGGGCGCCGGGCACCGACCAACTGACTGCCAGAGCGCTGCGGCGCGGACTGGACAGCGACGGGCAGGATTTCCCCAGATTGCTTGAAGAGCTGCGCGAATTTTTCTCCCCTCCTCCGGGGAACAGGTCGGTTCGCGCATACCCTGGAGAAGGGCTGAACATTCCGATTTGGCTGTTAGGCTCCAGCGGATTCAGCGCTCGGTTAGCCGGGCAATTGGGCTTGCCGTTTGCGTTCGCAAGCCATTTCGCCCCTGAATATTTGCTGCCGGCACTAGATCTCTACCGGTCCAGCTTCCGTCCTTCGGAGGCGCTGGAGCAGCCGTATGCCATGGTGGCCATCAACGTCGTCGCGGCGGACACCAATGAGGAAGCGCAGCGATTGGGCACCTCTCATCAGATGGCGTTCCTGAACATCATTCGCGGCCGCACCGGAAAGCTTCGGCCTCCGGTGGACTCCATGGCTCCGCTCTGGAGCGCGCACGAAGAAGAAATTGTGCGAAGCCAGCTGAGATACACGGTAACTGGAGATAAAGACACGGTGCGCGAAGGGGTGCAAGCGATCGTGGAGGAAACGGGGGCGGACGAGATTATGGTCACAGGCCAAATCTATGACCATCACGCCCGCTTACGCTCCTTCGAAATTTTAGCGGATGCTTGCGGGCTGAAGGCATCGGGCGAATAA
- a CDS encoding EAL domain-containing protein, protein MDLSQMFTMYQPLISFKDDKLFGFEALLRSETGAAPGELFENARGRGSVYALDRHAVKLAVEGFRKHGVGTKLFVNVLPSTLVERDFFPYLEGIFADTGFDPTTLVFELTETIVEASFWSGNALKDAVARIRRELGASIAVDDVGSGVACNRNIVEFEPDIVKLDQYFGFELSKSPAKQRMVDSYRRLAEGSFTLVLEGIEFEEDAKAARSLDVDVGQGYALGRPEPLERFAEAAAER, encoded by the coding sequence ATGGATTTGTCGCAAATGTTTACCATGTATCAACCGCTGATTTCGTTCAAAGACGATAAGTTGTTCGGGTTCGAAGCGCTGCTGCGGAGCGAAACGGGCGCGGCGCCGGGCGAGCTATTCGAGAACGCGAGAGGGCGCGGAAGCGTCTATGCGCTGGATCGTCATGCCGTGAAACTGGCGGTCGAGGGCTTTCGGAAACATGGAGTCGGAACGAAGCTGTTCGTCAATGTGCTTCCCTCGACATTGGTCGAACGCGATTTCTTTCCCTACCTCGAGGGAATATTCGCGGACACCGGGTTCGACCCGACAACGCTCGTGTTCGAATTGACCGAGACGATCGTCGAGGCTTCGTTCTGGAGCGGGAACGCGCTGAAAGACGCGGTAGCGCGCATCCGGCGGGAGCTGGGCGCGTCGATCGCCGTCGACGACGTCGGAAGCGGCGTGGCTTGCAATCGCAATATCGTCGAGTTCGAGCCCGACATCGTCAAGCTGGACCAATATTTCGGGTTCGAGCTGTCGAAGTCGCCGGCGAAGCAGCGCATGGTGGACAGCTATCGGAGGCTGGCCGAAGGCAGCTTCACGCTGGTGCTGGAAGGGATCGAATTCGAAGAAGACGCCAAGGCGGCGAGGAGTCTGGACGTCGACGTAGGGCAAGGGTATGCCTTGGGCCGGCCGGAGCCGCTCGAACGATTCGCCGAAGCGGCCGCGGAACGGTAG
- a CDS encoding GntR family transcriptional regulator — MNWNFVPTYFAIKQDIKEKIAKGVLLPGELLPGRKSMCDQYQCSWSTLNRAVNELILEGVLTAEKGKGTYVSNRGSEPGEQERTLDTVNVWVCNPFPSVYALMSEMIDGMRDEAHRRGVSVRILDLAEPAAIPSSLNDFIVVTPSNDQWATLVEARNRGDRFVVLNSSWDAAPFPCIDADIYGAATEATRILLQRGHRAIGLVGIREGFSNYDRRVEGFRRAFEDAGVRMDPEWIVGRPEERDVAKRIYEEWLDRHPECTALFTADYATSMLLLELLQDKGIPVPDRLSLFATGTPQFAPYGNLSVSAVVQPFHEMGRLAARRLLERELTPGAVLLPCRLNIGNSIKSL; from the coding sequence ATGAATTGGAACTTTGTCCCTACCTATTTTGCGATCAAGCAAGATATTAAAGAGAAAATCGCGAAGGGCGTCCTTCTTCCGGGCGAGCTTCTGCCAGGTCGAAAGTCGATGTGCGATCAGTATCAATGCAGCTGGAGCACGCTGAACCGAGCGGTGAACGAGCTGATTTTGGAGGGCGTGTTAACGGCGGAGAAGGGGAAGGGGACGTACGTCTCCAACCGCGGTTCCGAACCGGGCGAGCAAGAGCGGACATTGGATACCGTCAACGTATGGGTATGCAACCCGTTCCCGAGCGTCTACGCTTTGATGTCCGAAATGATCGACGGCATGCGGGACGAAGCCCACCGCAGGGGCGTCTCGGTGCGAATTCTGGACCTGGCCGAACCCGCGGCGATTCCGAGCAGCCTGAACGACTTCATCGTGGTGACGCCCTCCAACGATCAATGGGCGACGCTCGTCGAAGCCCGGAATCGCGGCGATCGGTTCGTCGTGTTGAATTCAAGCTGGGATGCCGCGCCTTTCCCGTGCATCGACGCCGATATTTACGGAGCGGCGACGGAAGCGACGCGTATCCTGCTTCAGCGAGGGCACCGAGCGATCGGATTGGTAGGCATTCGCGAAGGATTTTCCAATTACGACCGAAGGGTCGAGGGATTCCGCCGGGCGTTCGAAGATGCAGGGGTTCGGATGGACCCCGAATGGATCGTCGGCCGGCCCGAAGAACGGGACGTCGCGAAGCGCATTTACGAAGAGTGGCTCGATCGCCATCCCGAGTGCACGGCGTTGTTTACCGCCGACTACGCTACTTCCATGCTCCTGCTGGAATTGCTGCAGGACAAGGGCATCCCGGTGCCGGATCGGCTGTCCTTATTCGCGACCGGCACGCCGCAATTCGCGCCGTACGGCAATTTATCGGTCAGCGCCGTCGTCCAACCGTTCCACGAGATGGGCCGGCTGGCGGCCCGTCGGCTGCTGGAGCGGGAGCTGACGCCCGGCGCCGTGCTGCTCCCTTGCCGGCTCAATATCGGCAATTCGATTAAATCCTTATAA
- a CDS encoding L-rhamnose mutarotase, with amino-acid sequence MGRAAFTLTILPGMEEEYDRRHQEVWPELLELMKAYGFRNYSIFRSGRSLFGYVENEGDVGGALAALHEHPIQQRWRDAMSDVLVRDRQMGFTFLDEVFHMD; translated from the coding sequence ATGGGCAGAGCGGCGTTCACCTTAACGATCTTGCCGGGGATGGAAGAGGAGTACGATCGCAGGCATCAAGAGGTTTGGCCGGAGCTGTTGGAGCTGATGAAAGCGTATGGGTTTCGGAACTATTCGATCTTCCGTTCCGGACGTTCCTTGTTCGGGTACGTAGAGAACGAAGGCGATGTCGGAGGAGCGCTCGCCGCGCTTCATGAGCACCCGATTCAGCAACGTTGGCGCGATGCCATGTCCGACGTGCTCGTTCGCGATCGGCAGATGGGATTCACATTTTTGGACGAAGTATTTCATATGGATTGA